A region of Methanocorpusculum labreanum Z DNA encodes the following proteins:
- a CDS encoding formylmethanofuran dehydrogenase subunit A, producing MTEILIKNGFVFDPTLGIKGDKKDIAVKDGKIVDKVSSSAKVIDATGMTVMAGGVDIHTHVAGAKVNVGRNFRPEDKLQSVYEPTRGVRHMSGGYSVPTVFKTAYKYADLGYTTVFEAAMPPLYARHTHEEMRDTPILDQGAFPMFGNNWFMLEYLKNGEYDNAAAYIAWLLRSTKGYGIKCVNPGGTEAWSWGLNCLTVNDPVPYFEITPREIIGGLLKANETLHLPHSLHLHGNNLGNPGNYTTTLDSLKIAEGIKADNKFGREQVLHHTHIQFHSYGGTTWGDFESKGPEVMDYINKNKNITCDIGFVTLDETTTMTGDGPFEHHLTALNHLKWANTDVEVECGSGIVPYIYSKDVYVCGVQWSIGLEMALLAKDHMRCYLTTDHPNAGPFTRYPRVMKWLMNQESREALLHTMKNEDKVRDRSSLSSIDRELTLYEIAMMTRAGTAKALGLADRCGGLGIGMQADIAVYPFNPDTDGNDAEKIEWAFGNATYLIKDGHIIINDSEIVSNGNKKTYWVDVATNPNKQVERDISEMFTKYYTVTEKNYEVEEHAFMKNPCVIKVDATQ from the coding sequence ATGACTGAAATCCTCATTAAAAACGGATTCGTCTTTGACCCTACCCTGGGAATAAAAGGCGATAAAAAAGATATTGCTGTCAAAGACGGCAAGATCGTTGACAAGGTTTCCAGCTCAGCAAAGGTTATCGATGCAACCGGAATGACCGTCATGGCTGGTGGTGTGGATATCCACACTCACGTTGCCGGAGCAAAGGTCAACGTTGGCAGAAACTTCCGTCCCGAAGACAAGCTTCAGTCGGTCTACGAACCAACACGCGGTGTTCGCCACATGTCTGGCGGATACTCGGTTCCGACCGTCTTCAAGACTGCATATAAGTATGCAGACCTTGGATACACTACTGTCTTTGAGGCAGCAATGCCGCCACTGTATGCCCGCCACACGCACGAAGAGATGCGTGACACTCCGATTCTTGATCAGGGTGCGTTCCCGATGTTTGGTAACAACTGGTTCATGCTCGAGTATCTCAAGAATGGCGAGTATGACAATGCGGCTGCATACATTGCCTGGCTTCTTCGCTCTACCAAAGGATATGGTATCAAATGTGTCAATCCCGGTGGAACTGAAGCATGGAGCTGGGGTCTCAACTGCCTTACTGTAAATGATCCGGTCCCCTACTTTGAGATCACGCCGCGTGAAATCATTGGTGGACTGCTTAAGGCAAACGAAACTCTCCACCTTCCGCACTCACTGCACCTTCATGGAAACAACCTCGGAAATCCGGGGAACTACACGACCACGCTTGATTCGCTTAAAATTGCCGAAGGCATAAAAGCCGACAACAAGTTTGGCCGTGAGCAGGTTCTTCACCACACCCACATCCAGTTCCACTCATATGGCGGAACAACGTGGGGAGACTTCGAGTCCAAAGGTCCTGAAGTCATGGACTACATCAACAAGAACAAGAACATTACCTGTGATATCGGTTTTGTAACTCTTGACGAGACGACAACCATGACTGGTGATGGTCCATTCGAGCACCACCTGACTGCCTTAAACCACCTTAAGTGGGCAAACACTGACGTTGAAGTTGAATGCGGTTCGGGAATCGTTCCGTACATCTACAGCAAGGATGTTTACGTCTGCGGTGTTCAGTGGTCCATTGGTCTTGAAATGGCGCTCCTTGCCAAAGACCACATGAGATGCTACCTGACAACCGACCACCCGAATGCAGGTCCGTTTACCCGGTACCCGCGTGTAATGAAGTGGCTTATGAATCAGGAATCACGTGAGGCTCTCCTTCATACCATGAAGAACGAAGATAAGGTTCGGGACAGATCGAGTCTTTCCTCCATTGACCGTGAACTGACTCTCTACGAGATTGCCATGATGACTCGTGCGGGTACTGCCAAGGCTCTCGGTCTTGCAGACCGCTGCGGAGGTCTTGGAATCGGTATGCAGGCAGATATCGCTGTGTATCCATTTAACCCAGATACCGACGGCAACGATGCCGAGAAGATCGAGTGGGCATTTGGCAATGCAACCTATCTTATTAAAGATGGACACATCATTATCAATGACAGTGAGATTGTCAGCAACGGTAACAAGAAGACCTACTGGGTTGATGTCGCAACCAATCCGAACAAGCAGGTCGAGCGTGATATCAGTGAAATGTTCACGAAATATTACACCGTTACCGAGAAGAACTACGAAGTTGAAGAGCACGCATTCATGAAGAATCCCTGCGTCATTAAAGTTGATGCAACACAGTGA
- a CDS encoding formylmethanofuran dehydrogenase subunit C has product MNTVTITITKQPALFIEAECFTPDAIAGKSADAISKLPIYIGKTTETVGDYFAVDGKAGATAADTKLVIKGDTSRVKYIGSKMTAGEVVINGNADMYVGAFMSGGKITAKGDIGHFAATSMSGGEIIAEGNAGNYLAASYRGDWRGMSGGKITVLGNVGSDCATFMTGGEIIIGGNVDVHVMTHADGGKVVIKGNAKSRLGGQASRGEIYLFGTVDVMMPGYAYFEDAELEVAGTKAKFAVYNGDLGERHPTRKGQPIYAKLYLKK; this is encoded by the coding sequence ATGAACACTGTTACAATCACTATTACAAAACAGCCGGCGTTATTTATTGAAGCCGAGTGTTTTACCCCCGACGCAATTGCAGGCAAGTCTGCTGACGCCATCTCCAAACTCCCGATCTACATTGGTAAAACCACAGAAACCGTCGGCGACTACTTTGCTGTCGATGGAAAAGCCGGAGCTACCGCTGCTGATACCAAACTGGTAATCAAAGGCGACACCAGCCGTGTCAAATATATCGGCTCGAAGATGACTGCAGGCGAAGTCGTGATCAACGGCAACGCAGATATGTATGTTGGAGCCTTCATGTCCGGCGGCAAAATTACTGCCAAAGGAGATATCGGTCACTTTGCAGCTACGTCCATGTCCGGCGGCGAGATCATCGCAGAAGGAAATGCCGGGAACTACCTCGCAGCCTCCTATCGTGGAGACTGGAGAGGTATGTCCGGCGGCAAGATCACTGTGCTTGGCAATGTTGGCAGCGACTGTGCTACCTTCATGACCGGCGGTGAGATCATCATCGGCGGAAATGTCGATGTTCATGTCATGACCCATGCAGACGGCGGTAAAGTTGTCATCAAAGGAAATGCAAAGAGCCGCCTCGGCGGTCAGGCTTCCCGCGGTGAGATTTACCTCTTTGGAACTGTTGACGTTATGATGCCAGGTTACGCATACTTTGAGGATGCAGAACTCGAAGTTGCAGGAACCAAGGCAAAGTTCGCAGTATACAACGGCGATCTTGGTGAGCGTCACCCGACGCGCAAAGGTCAGCCGATCTATGCCAAACTGTATCTGAAGAAATAA
- a CDS encoding 4Fe-4S dicluster domain-containing protein → MNIFREYGDSGIHVLGGVITQKNADYCTVRIRLPAGVVTVEQVRGLATIAKKYGDGTLHVTARQTFEIPNVKPDTLDKMNAALEKNGTPIGAEFTEVVNVTACPGTLRCKYANIDSVGLAKKIDEKYFRKELSIRVRIAISSCPNSCVSSWESDIGIIGIQKPIRNPNLCSGCGTCVAYCKEHALSVRQGAVSLDHDICNTCGNCIETCHYHVIQGEPLGYQIMVGGSHGRTPHIGRYLISVSSEEALLVVVDGIIDWIRRYARSGSRFREQIESEGFDDFKAFVLKKADPAFFVGIENKRLISDTK, encoded by the coding sequence ATGAACATATTCAGAGAGTATGGTGATTCCGGCATACATGTTTTGGGCGGCGTGATTACTCAGAAGAATGCTGACTATTGTACGGTGCGTATCCGTCTTCCCGCAGGGGTTGTTACCGTCGAGCAGGTCCGCGGTCTTGCCACTATCGCCAAAAAATACGGGGACGGGACGCTCCATGTTACGGCTCGCCAGACATTCGAGATCCCCAATGTCAAGCCTGATACTCTCGATAAAATGAATGCTGCTCTTGAGAAAAACGGGACGCCGATCGGTGCCGAGTTCACTGAGGTGGTGAATGTCACGGCATGCCCGGGAACCCTCCGGTGTAAATATGCCAACATAGACAGTGTCGGCCTTGCAAAAAAAATCGATGAAAAATATTTCCGAAAAGAACTCTCAATCCGGGTCAGAATTGCTATTTCGTCATGTCCAAACTCCTGCGTATCCAGCTGGGAAAGTGATATCGGTATTATCGGCATTCAAAAACCCATTCGCAATCCGAATCTCTGTTCCGGCTGCGGGACCTGCGTGGCATATTGTAAAGAACATGCCCTTTCCGTTCGTCAAGGGGCCGTCAGTCTTGATCATGATATCTGCAATACATGCGGGAACTGTATCGAGACCTGCCACTATCATGTAATCCAGGGGGAACCCCTCGGCTATCAGATCATGGTTGGAGGCAGTCATGGACGCACTCCGCATATCGGCAGATACCTTATCTCCGTATCGTCGGAAGAGGCTCTTCTGGTCGTTGTGGATGGGATTATCGACTGGATCCGCCGCTATGCAAGATCAGGCTCCCGTTTCCGGGAACAGATCGAAAGCGAAGGTTTCGATGACTTCAAAGCATTTGTTCTGAAAAAAGCAGACCCTGCCTTCTTTGTTGGCATTGAAAATAAACGTCTCATCTCCGATACTAAATGA
- a CDS encoding rubredoxin, with protein MAKWYCIYCGWIYDEEKGDPAHNVAPGTKYEDIPDSWKCPLCLIPKTKPGLFKMIVGDQRDETAEFSLKK; from the coding sequence ATGGCAAAGTGGTACTGTATTTATTGTGGCTGGATTTATGATGAAGAGAAAGGTGATCCTGCTCACAATGTTGCTCCCGGCACGAAATATGAGGACATTCCGGATTCCTGGAAATGCCCGCTCTGTTTGATACCCAAGACAAAACCAGGGTTATTCAAAATGATCGTGGGAGATCAGCGTGATGAGACCGCCGAGTTCTCGTTAAAAAAATAA
- the mobB gene encoding molybdopterin-guanine dinucleotide biosynthesis protein B, with product MRIINIIGHSNSGKTTLITRLIPLLSAVGSVATIKHMGHHSWQLPEGKDTTIHFETGAQISAGIDLEKTVLSMRTTDVRDILDFYAWKGYDYAVVEGFKQESFSTVVLGDIEGKNVVLREATAEEIFAKRELFDIYVPKKR from the coding sequence ATGCGTATTATCAATATTATCGGCCATTCCAACTCGGGAAAGACGACGCTGATAACCAGGCTCATCCCCCTCCTTTCCGCAGTCGGCAGTGTAGCAACGATAAAACACATGGGGCACCACTCGTGGCAATTACCCGAAGGAAAGGATACCACAATTCACTTTGAAACAGGGGCACAAATATCTGCAGGGATCGATCTGGAGAAAACAGTGCTCAGCATGAGAACCACAGACGTACGCGATATTCTGGATTTCTATGCATGGAAAGGATACGACTATGCAGTGGTCGAAGGGTTTAAACAGGAGTCATTCTCTACAGTAGTCCTTGGAGATATCGAGGGGAAAAATGTCGTTCTTCGCGAAGCTACAGCCGAAGAAATTTTTGCAAAACGCGAGCTCTTCGACATCTACGTCCCAAAGAAGAGATAA
- a CDS encoding AAA family ATPase has translation MESGTVDPGISQDILNLKSQLRKIIVGQENAIEKTLLTFLAGGNVLLEGVPGVAKTLLARSLAGSINGSFSRIQFTPDLLPSDITGTVVFNLKSNEFTTVLGPVFHHIILADEINRAPPKVQSALLEGMQEHQVTIQGTTFPLPSPFFVIATENPLESEGTYPLPEAETDRFMTKIIMSLPSVEDEIKILERVCGEQAPLAEPVISIERVMAVQNSVKKIYANEKIHRYIAEIVGATRTNTPFITSGASPRASIGLLMCAKAHALMHERSYVTPDDVVRVAYEVLRHRIRLSFEAQIDGITPDSVITNILKTVSIP, from the coding sequence ATGGAGAGCGGTACAGTGGATCCCGGCATATCACAGGATATTTTAAATCTGAAATCCCAGTTACGGAAAATTATTGTAGGGCAGGAAAATGCTATCGAAAAAACATTACTTACGTTCCTTGCCGGGGGTAATGTCCTGCTAGAAGGAGTCCCCGGCGTCGCTAAAACCCTGCTTGCACGTTCTCTTGCTGGCTCTATCAACGGCAGTTTCTCCCGCATTCAGTTTACTCCAGATCTTCTCCCCTCGGACATTACCGGAACCGTCGTGTTTAATCTCAAATCGAATGAGTTTACCACCGTGTTGGGCCCCGTTTTTCATCATATCATATTAGCAGATGAGATCAACCGTGCCCCTCCCAAAGTACAGTCTGCTCTTCTTGAAGGAATGCAGGAACATCAGGTGACGATTCAGGGGACTACCTTCCCCCTTCCGTCACCGTTTTTTGTTATTGCAACGGAAAATCCTCTCGAGTCGGAAGGAACCTACCCGCTGCCGGAAGCCGAGACCGATCGGTTCATGACAAAAATCATCATGTCCCTCCCGTCGGTGGAAGATGAGATAAAAATTCTGGAACGGGTGTGCGGTGAGCAGGCTCCTTTGGCAGAACCTGTTATTTCGATTGAAAGAGTAATGGCTGTACAAAACTCTGTTAAAAAAATCTACGCAAACGAAAAAATTCACCGATACATTGCTGAAATCGTCGGGGCAACACGAACAAACACGCCTTTTATCACCAGCGGCGCTTCACCCCGGGCTTCCATTGGTCTCTTGATGTGTGCGAAGGCCCATGCTCTTATGCATGAGAGAAGTTATGTAACGCCCGATGATGTGGTCCGGGTCGCATACGAGGTTCTTCGCCACAGAATCAGATTAAGTTTCGAGGCACAGATAGACGGCATCACACCTGATTCCGTAATCACGAATATTCTGAAAACAGTCTCTATTCCATGA
- a CDS encoding DUF58 domain-containing protein: protein MNQRLSELLEKSRPVAAHFSRPQGVSGSFLSQRAGVGTEFVDLREYQCGDDVRALDKNVTARTGIPHIRIHAEEPDLTLYVGVDLSASEHFGSDMSKCMTAKIAAASILLSAENAHIPLGLFLFTSSVETFIQAKRGSAHLYLLLTTLAEADGQNTRTDIQSVCCDLASRIAKSSSIVFISDFQDNNFSAGIRLLAERHRLSAIRVSDSREYVLPDVGRIILEDPESGRQYLVNTSDPDVRRGFSAAAKDAENTCNGIFHSSGAQIIPLKTDGSVVKTLQQVFFRGV from the coding sequence ATGAATCAGCGTTTATCCGAGCTTCTCGAAAAATCCCGACCTGTTGCGGCCCATTTCAGCAGACCCCAAGGTGTGTCAGGTTCGTTCCTTTCCCAAAGAGCAGGGGTCGGTACGGAGTTTGTCGATCTGCGTGAGTATCAGTGCGGCGATGATGTACGTGCCCTCGATAAAAATGTCACTGCACGGACCGGAATTCCGCACATCCGAATTCACGCTGAAGAACCGGATCTGACCCTGTATGTCGGTGTTGATTTGTCAGCATCCGAACATTTCGGTTCGGATATGAGTAAATGCATGACGGCAAAAATTGCTGCAGCATCAATTCTTCTCTCAGCGGAAAATGCCCATATTCCTCTTGGACTCTTCCTCTTTACCTCCTCTGTGGAAACGTTCATCCAGGCCAAACGTGGTTCAGCTCACCTGTATCTTCTTCTCACTACTCTTGCAGAAGCCGATGGACAAAATACCCGGACCGATATCCAGTCCGTCTGCTGTGACCTGGCATCCAGAATAGCCAAATCCTCTTCCATCGTTTTCATATCAGATTTTCAGGATAATAATTTCTCAGCAGGAATTCGGCTTCTTGCAGAGAGGCATCGTCTATCTGCCATTCGTGTTTCCGATTCCCGAGAATACGTTCTGCCCGATGTCGGTAGAATCATTCTCGAAGATCCTGAATCAGGCAGACAATATCTGGTCAATACTTCGGATCCTGATGTTCGCAGAGGTTTTTCTGCCGCTGCAAAAGATGCTGAGAATACCTGTAATGGTATTTTTCATTCTTCCGGGGCTCAGATTATCCCCCTGAAAACTGACGGATCAGTTGTCAAGACGCTTCAGCAGGTATTTTTCAGAGGTGTATAA
- a CDS encoding vWA domain-containing protein → MAGFSHPLYLLLLLGLPILWYWYHKAVAEKKRKAVIFSSHPFLHEAQHTDLKKREKLLFLVFLLILGCVVVGAADPHIPLVSASENVNLVVALDVSASMSASDYSPTRVEAAKGSSEILIRSLSESDTAGVVIFESGASSAAYLSSDKNRVVSRLEQVSVKTGKTALGDGLALAVDMVTAIPAGTYIVVLLSDGVSNSGMITPQEAAEYAKNSGVVVYTIGVGSESPVEVSSDGVQQYASLDEETLRSIAEITGGEYFRSVDEKTLVQIQNTIQTSIIREPVETSIQSWFFWPILLLLLLEGYLRYGGRRVIP, encoded by the coding sequence ATGGCAGGTTTTTCTCATCCATTGTATCTTCTTCTGCTTCTTGGTTTGCCGATATTGTGGTACTGGTACCACAAAGCTGTAGCTGAAAAGAAACGAAAAGCCGTGATATTTTCATCTCACCCTTTTCTGCATGAGGCCCAGCATACTGATCTGAAAAAACGGGAGAAACTTCTCTTTCTCGTTTTTCTCCTGATACTGGGATGTGTAGTCGTCGGAGCTGCCGATCCTCATATCCCTCTTGTTTCTGCCTCAGAAAATGTGAATCTTGTTGTCGCTTTGGACGTTTCTGCGAGTATGTCGGCATCTGATTACAGCCCGACCCGGGTTGAAGCTGCAAAAGGTTCCTCAGAAATCCTGATTCGCTCGTTAAGTGAATCGGATACTGCCGGCGTTGTTATTTTTGAGTCGGGTGCATCGAGTGCCGCATACCTGAGTTCTGATAAAAATCGCGTTGTTTCACGTCTTGAACAGGTATCCGTGAAGACCGGAAAAACTGCACTTGGAGATGGGCTTGCTCTGGCCGTCGATATGGTTACTGCGATACCTGCCGGAACCTATATTGTGGTCCTGCTCTCCGACGGAGTCTCCAACTCCGGCATGATAACCCCGCAAGAGGCGGCAGAGTATGCGAAAAATTCCGGTGTCGTTGTATATACAATCGGGGTTGGAAGCGAGTCCCCGGTGGAAGTCTCTTCTGACGGGGTCCAGCAGTATGCTTCGCTCGATGAGGAAACGCTTAGATCGATTGCGGAAATCACCGGTGGAGAGTACTTCCGCTCGGTTGATGAGAAAACGCTTGTACAGATTCAGAATACTATTCAAACATCTATTATAAGAGAGCCGGTCGAGACCAGTATTCAGTCCTGGTTCTTCTGGCCGATTCTCCTGCTGCTTTTATTGGAAGGCTACCTCAGGTATGGGGGCAGACGGGTGATTCCATGA
- a CDS encoding ABC transporter substrate-binding protein, producing the protein MDDTDTLDSRGTGRLAREVAAFIAKKWPVSGVTRHQLYVHESIPFTSHNSCAVVHVETEGREAADELFALTEEVMLGDFIPGSDPGLAVAEDWQITPALIAYGRDAQSTVLNQNIARTLAKNLGIRLKGLGGTEDGVIGSLAGLGLAAMKSDGRYLLVGSIRSMTGPVSVEQVLAAGVDCVQTIDGELLTTGLIMEQEGKSVKPCPIGGKITLLVRRENGNILPIKRG; encoded by the coding sequence ATGGATGACACAGACACCCTCGATTCACGAGGCACCGGCAGACTAGCACGGGAGGTTGCCGCGTTTATCGCAAAAAAATGGCCGGTAAGTGGTGTAACCCGACATCAGCTCTATGTCCATGAGTCGATTCCATTCACCTCCCACAACAGTTGTGCCGTGGTTCACGTCGAGACCGAGGGACGGGAGGCTGCGGATGAATTATTCGCTCTCACCGAAGAAGTGATGCTCGGTGATTTTATTCCCGGCAGTGATCCTGGTCTCGCAGTTGCCGAGGATTGGCAGATCACTCCCGCCCTGATTGCTTACGGCCGCGATGCCCAGTCTACTGTCCTCAATCAGAATATTGCCCGGACGCTTGCAAAAAATCTTGGGATCCGATTGAAAGGACTTGGCGGCACCGAGGATGGGGTGATAGGATCTCTTGCCGGCCTTGGACTTGCCGCGATGAAAAGCGACGGCCGGTACCTTTTGGTAGGCAGTATCCGAAGTATGACGGGTCCGGTAAGTGTCGAACAGGTTCTTGCTGCTGGAGTAGACTGCGTCCAGACAATCGACGGTGAGCTTCTTACGACCGGGCTCATCATGGAGCAGGAAGGAAAATCAGTAAAACCATGTCCCATCGGGGGAAAAATCACGCTTCTCGTCAGACGGGAAAACGGGAATATACTTCCAATAAAACGAGGATAA
- a CDS encoding ECF transporter S component, with translation MKPYFKLHEIALLSLFGALVFVLRLIFKIPIHVPGSSGLVWVLPLIIGVGIVRKPGAGLYMGFISGILASFFGVGALHVLDIFKYLAMGLSIDLTSMLFLYRFSNPAVGFVVGAVGNLTKMLVNYGVQLLFGVQAAFILVGITVSTATHLIFGGIGGVLAVLILSRLRRAGVITEDEENTDN, from the coding sequence ATGAAACCATATTTCAAACTTCATGAGATCGCTTTGCTTTCGCTTTTCGGCGCCTTAGTCTTTGTATTGCGTCTTATTTTCAAGATCCCAATACATGTTCCCGGCAGTTCGGGTCTTGTGTGGGTTCTTCCCTTAATTATTGGGGTGGGGATCGTTAGAAAACCCGGAGCCGGATTGTATATGGGTTTTATTTCAGGGATACTCGCCTCATTTTTTGGTGTAGGCGCTCTGCATGTTCTTGATATTTTCAAGTATCTCGCAATGGGGTTGTCGATTGATCTGACGTCCATGTTATTCCTGTATCGTTTCAGTAATCCCGCAGTAGGGTTCGTCGTCGGCGCAGTTGGTAATCTCACCAAGATGCTGGTTAACTATGGTGTTCAGCTGTTGTTTGGCGTTCAAGCGGCATTTATTCTTGTTGGAATAACCGTATCAACGGCCACACATCTGATATTTGGCGGAATTGGCGGGGTTCTTGCCGTGTTGATATTGTCGCGTCTGAGGCGTGCCGGAGTGATTACTGAGGATGAAGAAAACACCGATAATTGA
- a CDS encoding ABC transporter ATP-binding protein produces MKKTPIIEVKNLTYTYPRQPGGRRPIPFHDLNLTIFAGERILLTGDSGSGKSTFLRCLNGLIPHSDSGKMKGSVKVAGIDTRSVGLSDLASHVGMVFQDPDYQLFCADVVSEIAYGLEQQGISPAEMQIRIGEIIGLLDITHLRGRMMNTLSWGERQRVAIASVLVMKPEILLLDEPCSGLDESSVKNLLDVLKNLNERLGLTIIITEHRIASLGDFPTRQIRFGAPPFSGDAVVRSPSKSSTQDASLSFSHVNFAYDASDSFVLSDITLSFYSGMITVLMGHNGSGKSTLIRHANGLLRPSSGDVYVHGENILGRTVAEISSSVGICFQHADYQLFEETILDELLCTPRIRGYPLEPAKDQARRILENVGLSPLGEKSSPLKASVGEKQRIAISTLLMMETGIMILDEPTLGLDAVSKRTLASILQNARDHGKTVIVATHDRSFADLCADRIVTLSSGRVVADTGVIQ; encoded by the coding sequence ATGAAGAAAACACCGATAATTGAGGTGAAGAATCTCACCTACACTTATCCTCGTCAGCCCGGTGGGCGACGTCCGATTCCTTTTCACGATTTGAATCTTACCATTTTTGCGGGTGAACGAATTCTACTTACCGGCGATTCCGGTTCCGGGAAATCAACATTTCTCAGATGTCTAAATGGTCTGATCCCTCATTCCGATTCCGGTAAAATGAAGGGGTCTGTCAAAGTTGCGGGCATTGATACACGTTCTGTTGGTCTTTCCGATCTGGCTTCTCATGTTGGGATGGTGTTTCAGGATCCTGACTATCAGTTATTCTGTGCCGATGTTGTGAGTGAAATTGCCTATGGTCTTGAACAGCAGGGAATTTCACCCGCCGAAATGCAGATACGAATCGGTGAAATCATTGGTTTATTGGACATCACGCATCTTCGCGGCCGAATGATGAACACGCTTTCGTGGGGAGAACGTCAGCGTGTTGCCATCGCCTCGGTTTTGGTGATGAAACCGGAGATACTGCTTCTTGATGAACCCTGTTCCGGGCTCGATGAATCCTCTGTCAAAAATCTGCTTGATGTTTTGAAAAACCTGAATGAACGGCTTGGTTTAACCATCATCATAACCGAGCACAGGATCGCCAGTCTCGGTGATTTTCCAACACGCCAGATTCGTTTCGGTGCCCCCCCTTTTTCGGGTGACGCCGTTGTCCGATCTCCATCCAAATCCAGCACGCAGGATGCCTCGCTCTCTTTCTCCCATGTGAATTTTGCATATGATGCATCGGATAGCTTTGTTTTGTCCGATATCACCCTTTCGTTCTATTCAGGGATGATTACCGTTCTGATGGGGCATAACGGTTCTGGAAAAAGTACGCTGATCCGGCATGCGAACGGCCTTCTTCGGCCGAGTTCCGGAGATGTGTATGTTCATGGTGAGAACATTCTCGGCAGAACCGTGGCGGAGATCTCATCAAGCGTTGGTATTTGTTTCCAGCATGCCGATTACCAGCTTTTTGAAGAGACGATTCTCGACGAGCTGCTGTGTACTCCTCGCATCCGGGGATATCCGCTTGAACCTGCAAAGGATCAGGCACGTCGTATTCTTGAAAACGTCGGGCTATCTCCTCTTGGCGAAAAATCCTCTCCGCTCAAAGCATCGGTTGGCGAGAAACAAAGAATCGCTATCTCTACCTTACTGATGATGGAAACCGGCATTATGATTCTGGATGAGCCTACACTTGGACTTGACGCAGTCTCGAAGCGAACGCTTGCATCGATTCTGCAGAATGCCCGCGATCATGGAAAAACCGTTATTGTGGCAACCCATGACAGGAGTTTTGCCGATTTATGCGCAGACCGCATTGTAACGCTCTCCAGCGGAAGAGTAGTTGCCGACACCGGAGTCATACAATGA
- a CDS encoding energy-coupling factor transporter transmembrane component T family protein, whose product MKISKKVIQYVDADTIFHRLDPGTKIILILFFSIIALLINTLPAIFLLMIFIYLPVIREHLVLPLIRSLRFLLPVFIFIFSINLFFPQVTSADPWAIYTFLTVTGSLSLEGIGFACLMTLRLFVIATVSTLFIMTTTSNAFVHRLKSVHIPETLAFSLGYAMKSITTLSSDLKNIMDAQRSRGIEFEKGNPADKGLHYMALGIPITISVMQRSKQTADAMQCRGFGRAGKKTLYQPCRMGKTDYLALMISIVVGLVLLYFSFAIFS is encoded by the coding sequence ATGAAAATCTCAAAAAAAGTGATTCAGTATGTCGATGCCGATACCATTTTTCATCGTCTCGATCCCGGAACAAAGATCATCCTGATTTTGTTTTTCAGTATCATTGCCCTTCTGATCAATACCCTTCCGGCAATTTTTCTGCTCATGATTTTCATTTATCTGCCGGTGATACGGGAACACCTCGTTTTGCCCCTCATACGTTCTTTGAGATTTCTTCTTCCCGTCTTTATCTTCATCTTCTCCATCAATCTGTTCTTCCCGCAGGTCACATCAGCGGACCCGTGGGCAATATATACCTTTTTGACCGTTACCGGCTCTCTTTCATTGGAGGGTATCGGGTTTGCCTGTCTGATGACTCTTCGTTTATTTGTCATAGCGACGGTCTCTACGCTGTTTATTATGACAACGACCAGTAATGCTTTCGTGCACCGGCTGAAATCCGTCCACATCCCGGAAACTCTGGCCTTTTCGTTGGGATATGCCATGAAATCGATTACGACGCTGAGTTCTGATCTGAAAAACATAATGGATGCACAACGATCTCGAGGAATAGAATTTGAAAAAGGGAATCCTGCAGATAAAGGCTTACATTACATGGCTCTAGGGATACCGATCACCATCTCTGTTATGCAGAGGTCCAAACAGACGGCCGACGCAATGCAGTGCAGGGGGTTTGGACGTGCCGGAAAAAAAACTCTTTATCAACCATGCAGGATGGGTAAGACTGATTATCTGGCTCTCATGATCTCGATAGTTGTTGGATTGGTTTTGCTATATTTTTCATTTGCTATATTTTCATAA